The following proteins are co-located in the Microvirga ossetica genome:
- a CDS encoding carbohydrate ABC transporter permease — protein MSLAAEITTAPSSARISPHAVRGGLKAGQRRIGMLLLLPAAVAFSLVILYPFLQALALSLFEYTLETPAPRFYGLGNFVRIGATPDVWQAFVTTAIYVFFTTTGTLVLGLGWALILNQPFRGRGLLRSMSLLPWVLPSTVSAFIWGWIFNSRYGVLNALLLELGFIDMPQAWLSTSTGAMIAVIITKIWLSIPLFMAFFLAGLQNMDREQVDAARVDGANNWAILRDHVLPHLRPVLIVVVVLGVIGNLQQFDTIYALTGGGPVRATAVLSVEVYRRAFEQWDIGFASAIGVLWVATLLPPAFLYLRMLVKGA, from the coding sequence ATGAGTCTTGCCGCCGAGATCACGACAGCCCCCTCATCGGCCAGGATTTCCCCGCACGCGGTGCGCGGCGGGCTCAAGGCCGGCCAGCGCCGCATCGGCATGCTGCTGCTGCTGCCGGCGGCCGTCGCCTTCAGCCTCGTCATCCTCTACCCGTTCCTGCAGGCGCTCGCCCTCTCGCTTTTCGAGTACACGCTCGAGACGCCGGCACCGCGGTTCTATGGCCTGGGCAATTTCGTCAGGATCGGCGCGACGCCGGATGTCTGGCAGGCCTTCGTCACCACGGCGATCTACGTGTTCTTCACGACGACCGGAACGCTCGTCCTGGGCCTCGGCTGGGCGCTCATTCTCAACCAGCCCTTCCGCGGCCGCGGCCTGTTGCGCTCAATGTCGCTGCTGCCGTGGGTTCTGCCGAGCACCGTGAGCGCCTTCATCTGGGGCTGGATCTTCAACAGCCGCTACGGCGTGCTGAATGCGCTCCTCCTGGAGCTCGGCTTCATCGACATGCCGCAGGCGTGGCTATCCACATCGACCGGTGCCATGATCGCCGTGATCATCACCAAGATCTGGCTGTCGATCCCGCTCTTCATGGCCTTCTTCCTGGCGGGCTTGCAGAACATGGACCGCGAGCAGGTCGATGCGGCCCGCGTCGACGGCGCCAACAACTGGGCCATCCTGCGCGATCATGTGCTGCCGCACCTTCGCCCCGTCCTCATCGTCGTCGTGGTTCTCGGCGTCATCGGCAACCTGCAGCAATTCGATACGATCTATGCCCTGACGGGCGGCGGCCCTGTCCGCGCCACCGCCGTTCTTTCGGTCGAGGTCTATCGCCGTGCCTTCGAGCAATGGGATATCGGCTTTGCCTCCGCCATCGGCGTGCTCTGGGTCGCAACCCTGCTGCCGCCCGCCTTCCTGTATCTGCGCATGCTGGTGAAAGGCGCCTGA
- a CDS encoding ABC transporter ATP-binding protein — protein sequence MARLELHQIRKSFGNVDILKGIDLVVEDGEFTAFVGPSGCGKSTLLRLICGLDEITSGEMVIDGKVVNDVPPAKRGIAMVFQSYALYPHMSVADNMGYALKLAGTPREEIRSRVEAAAKVLRISDYLKRKPRQLSGGQRQRVAIGRAIVREPQIFLFDEPLSNLDAALRVEMRIEIARMKERLGTTMIYVTHDQIEAMTLADKIVVLNAGKVEQIGSPLDLYNAPVNRFVAGFIGSPRMNFLAVQGERHDGGRVRVQGGMVTLNTMPHEAPSEIGVRPEHLELRAPGSSNALDGRIAMTEHLGSDTYAYVSLEGAEEMIVVRLDGERSIRQGEPVGVFVNPDAVHVFSADGRTLVSAKPMARNAA from the coding sequence ATGGCCAGGCTTGAACTGCATCAGATCCGCAAATCCTTCGGCAACGTCGACATCCTGAAGGGAATCGACCTTGTGGTCGAAGACGGCGAGTTCACCGCTTTCGTGGGCCCCTCCGGCTGCGGAAAATCCACGCTCCTGCGCCTGATCTGCGGGCTCGACGAGATCACCTCCGGCGAGATGGTCATCGACGGGAAGGTGGTGAACGACGTGCCGCCGGCCAAGCGCGGCATCGCGATGGTGTTCCAGTCCTACGCGCTCTATCCCCACATGTCGGTGGCCGACAACATGGGCTATGCGCTGAAGCTCGCCGGAACGCCGAGAGAGGAGATCCGCAGCCGCGTCGAGGCGGCCGCGAAGGTGCTGCGCATCTCCGATTATCTCAAGCGCAAGCCCCGCCAATTGTCCGGCGGACAGCGCCAGCGCGTCGCCATCGGCCGCGCCATCGTGCGCGAGCCGCAGATCTTCCTGTTCGACGAGCCCCTGTCCAATCTCGATGCCGCGCTCCGGGTCGAGATGCGCATCGAGATCGCGCGCATGAAGGAGCGGCTCGGCACCACGATGATCTACGTCACCCACGACCAGATCGAGGCCATGACGCTTGCCGACAAGATCGTCGTGCTGAATGCCGGCAAAGTGGAGCAGATCGGGTCTCCGCTCGACCTCTACAACGCTCCCGTCAACCGCTTCGTCGCCGGCTTCATCGGCTCACCGCGCATGAACTTCCTCGCCGTGCAGGGGGAGCGTCACGACGGCGGCCGCGTCCGGGTCCAGGGGGGTATGGTGACATTGAACACCATGCCGCACGAGGCACCGAGCGAGATCGGCGTGCGTCCCGAGCATCTCGAACTCCGCGCGCCGGGCAGCAGCAACGCCCTCGATGGCCGGATCGCCATGACCGAGCATCTGGGAAGCGACACCTACGCCTATGTGTCTCTCGAAGGCGCCGAGGAGATGATCGTGGTCCGCCTCGACGGCGAGCGCTCGATCCGGCAGGGCGAGCCTGTGGGCGTGTTCGTCAACCCCGATGCGGTGCATGTGTTCTCCGCGGACGGACGGACGCTGGTTTCCGCCAAGCCGATGGCGAGGAACGCGGCATGA
- a CDS encoding carbohydrate ABC transporter permease — protein sequence MFDLSSTVSKVVFGLLLALIGLFLFFPLYWLVISSVKSNGELYSIIPTPFPLAPTLTHFINALTTGKLPMYLVNSLIASGSSAALNTLLALYAGYSFAKYRFTGRQPVMLFMLSAQMFPFGLLLISIYPLMSEVGLLDTRIGLILSYIVFALPVSTYMLYSYFSQVPDELIEAARADGASDLRIFHTIVIPISIPPIVTVFLYSFMWSWNDLLYSMTLIVSDDKRTIGPGLLLTYLNEVNSDWGGAMAASLLASAPIVAAFLFLQRYFIQGVTAGAVK from the coding sequence ATGTTCGATCTGTCCAGCACCGTCTCCAAGGTGGTCTTCGGCCTGCTGCTCGCGCTGATCGGCCTCTTCCTGTTCTTCCCGCTATACTGGCTGGTGATCTCCTCGGTGAAATCGAATGGTGAGCTCTACAGCATCATCCCGACGCCGTTCCCGCTGGCGCCGACGCTGACGCATTTCATCAACGCGCTGACGACGGGCAAGCTGCCCATGTATCTCGTCAACAGCCTGATCGCATCGGGGTCGAGCGCCGCGCTCAACACGCTGCTTGCGCTCTATGCCGGCTACAGCTTCGCGAAATACCGCTTCACGGGCCGCCAGCCGGTGATGCTCTTCATGCTCTCCGCTCAGATGTTCCCGTTCGGGCTGCTTCTGATCAGCATCTATCCGCTGATGAGCGAGGTCGGCCTTCTCGATACAAGGATCGGCCTGATCCTGAGCTACATCGTCTTCGCGCTGCCGGTTTCCACCTATATGCTCTACAGCTATTTCTCGCAGGTGCCGGACGAGCTGATCGAGGCGGCGCGGGCGGATGGGGCGAGCGATCTCCGTATCTTCCACACCATCGTCATCCCGATCTCGATTCCACCCATCGTGACGGTGTTCCTGTATTCTTTCATGTGGTCGTGGAACGATCTTCTCTACTCGATGACGCTCATCGTCTCCGACGACAAGCGCACCATCGGGCCAGGCCTGCTCCTCACCTATCTGAACGAGGTCAACTCGGATTGGGGTGGCGCCATGGCCGCTTCGCTCTTAGCATCTGCCCCCATCGTTGCCGCTTTCCTCTTCCTCCAGCGATATTTCATTCAAGGCGTTACGGCAGGAGCTGTTAAATGA
- a CDS encoding ABC transporter substrate-binding protein translates to MKNFKSMASAVVIAAGLGLTGQAAQAADVSFMSFSYAEEAAKPSVEALLKGFEAQTKLTVEPLGYAWGDMQKNIFLRARSKTLPSVAQLSERWLPSFANVAGLVDLNEVYGKDKLASIFAPDALAMGQIGSKQNALPLISGSIGLIGNKAVLEKAGITKLPTSVDEFRTALIAVRDKVPNSVPYTMATKNNGSILLDFMIWNWTFGGEIIDEQGKVKVGNGDAGKKALGFMVGLMKDRLAAPEIDRPDARRLVAQNASAFFFDAPQARTHLRSFSGQGAAFDANVLPMPTPVTAAGKEPASIQWGHLLVQFAADGKANAEAPASKFISYLTSDAAQATFPLEQSALPVTKSGRADPKVTGDSFLAAWAKAAGNPRRNEVGIWPNAAELTQIIGEEVQGALLGQKSADDAIQAMQKRLEMSMANVNKQN, encoded by the coding sequence ATGAAAAACTTCAAGTCGATGGCATCCGCCGTCGTGATTGCGGCAGGGCTCGGCCTGACAGGCCAGGCCGCGCAGGCCGCCGATGTCAGCTTCATGAGCTTCAGCTATGCCGAGGAAGCCGCCAAGCCTTCCGTCGAAGCGCTGCTCAAGGGCTTCGAGGCCCAGACCAAGCTCACCGTCGAGCCGCTGGGTTATGCCTGGGGCGACATGCAGAAGAACATCTTCCTGCGCGCACGCTCCAAGACATTGCCGAGCGTGGCACAGCTTTCCGAGCGCTGGCTTCCGAGCTTCGCCAATGTTGCCGGTCTCGTCGATCTAAACGAGGTCTACGGCAAGGACAAGCTCGCTTCGATCTTCGCGCCGGATGCGCTCGCCATGGGGCAGATCGGCTCCAAGCAAAATGCCCTGCCGCTGATTTCCGGCTCCATCGGCCTCATCGGCAACAAGGCGGTGCTGGAGAAGGCCGGCATCACGAAGCTGCCGACGAGCGTCGACGAGTTCCGCACGGCGCTGATCGCAGTGCGCGACAAGGTGCCGAACTCGGTGCCTTACACCATGGCGACCAAGAACAACGGCTCCATCCTGCTCGATTTCATGATCTGGAACTGGACCTTCGGCGGCGAGATCATCGACGAGCAGGGCAAGGTGAAGGTCGGCAACGGCGATGCTGGCAAAAAGGCGCTCGGCTTCATGGTCGGCCTGATGAAGGACCGCCTCGCGGCTCCCGAGATCGACCGTCCCGACGCCCGCCGTCTCGTGGCGCAGAACGCCTCCGCCTTCTTCTTCGACGCGCCGCAGGCCCGGACGCATCTGCGCAGCTTCTCGGGCCAGGGCGCTGCCTTCGATGCCAACGTTCTGCCGATGCCGACCCCGGTGACGGCGGCGGGAAAAGAGCCTGCTTCGATCCAGTGGGGACACTTGCTGGTCCAGTTCGCGGCTGACGGCAAGGCCAATGCCGAGGCACCCGCGAGCAAGTTCATCTCCTATCTGACCTCCGATGCGGCGCAGGCCACTTTCCCGCTCGAGCAGAGCGCTCTGCCGGTCACCAAGTCGGGGCGTGCCGATCCGAAGGTGACGGGCGACTCGTTCCTCGCAGCCTGGGCCAAGGCCGCCGGCAATCCGCGCCGCAACGAAGTCGGCATCTGGCCGAACGCCGCCGAGCTGACGCAGATCATCGGTGAGGAAGTGCAGGGCGCATTGCTCGGCCAGAAGAGCGCCGACGATGCGATCCAGGCGATGCAGAAGCGCCTCGAGATGTCGATGGCGAACGTCAACAAGCAGAACTGA
- a CDS encoding SDR family NAD(P)-dependent oxidoreductase, which translates to MSVHQELIPRVSVEGAVYPSLKGKGVLITGGGSGIGASLVEHFCAQGARVGFIELNPDYAEETARHIEAKTGNRPHYEAVDLRDIGALRSAIGALSEMIGTVRVLVNNAGNDDRMPIEGVTPDYWDERFQTNLRHQFFAVQSVIGGMAQAGGGSIINMGSISWMRGAAGLIFYTTAKSAVMGMTKSLARELGERNIRVNSIAPGWVLTERQVERAKRIYQGKFAEYLEVQCLKEHLLPPDIARMALWLAADDSRLVTAQTFIVDGGVV; encoded by the coding sequence ATGAGCGTGCATCAGGAACTCATCCCGAGAGTATCGGTGGAGGGAGCGGTCTATCCGAGCCTCAAGGGCAAGGGCGTGCTGATCACGGGCGGCGGATCCGGCATCGGTGCCTCGCTCGTGGAGCATTTCTGCGCGCAAGGAGCCCGCGTCGGCTTCATCGAGCTCAACCCGGATTATGCGGAAGAAACTGCCAGGCACATCGAAGCCAAAACCGGCAACCGGCCGCATTACGAAGCGGTGGACCTGCGCGACATCGGTGCGCTCCGCTCTGCGATCGGCGCGCTCTCGGAGATGATCGGAACGGTTCGGGTTCTGGTCAACAATGCCGGCAACGACGACCGGATGCCGATCGAGGGCGTGACGCCGGATTACTGGGACGAGCGCTTCCAGACCAATCTGCGTCACCAGTTCTTCGCCGTGCAATCCGTGATCGGCGGCATGGCCCAGGCAGGCGGCGGTTCCATCATCAATATGGGCTCGATCTCGTGGATGCGCGGCGCCGCCGGGCTCATCTTCTACACCACGGCGAAATCGGCGGTGATGGGCATGACCAAGTCGCTGGCGCGCGAGCTCGGCGAGCGCAACATCCGCGTCAATTCCATAGCGCCCGGCTGGGTTCTCACCGAGCGCCAGGTGGAGCGCGCCAAGCGCATCTACCAGGGCAAGTTCGCCGAATATCTCGAGGTGCAGTGCCTCAAGGAACATCTTCTGCCGCCGGACATCGCCCGGATGGCTCTCTGGCTTGCTGCCGACGACTCACGTCTCGTGACCGCGCAGACCTTCATCGTCGACGGAGGGGTGGTGTAG
- a CDS encoding SMP-30/gluconolactonase/LRE family protein, with the protein MARTQAELKIDEEAESGASGPVPGVQALTRGVQLLDLVASAATPPRFTDLLDGSGMPKGTLHRILQALVDERLLKLDGRDQTYRLGSRLFQWAHRVWDDFDLRGAAEPELERLRDLTGETVRLGILDGDEILYIDQREVPQPVRLGNGVGSRAKPYASGLGKAILAHLSLEMRRKLLGDAELARLTPHTIADFGELISQLDLTKARGYAVSIDEQNVGISSVAAPILDHEAKPLGAIGVIGPSFRLPPERLHALGRDVIEAARRISGNIGEVAMSLNINPRPLGPDRGDVRCAIPASLFLGEGPYWSAQDQQLYFVDILAPSVCAGDPAKGSYRSWAMPELTSFLIPRQEGGFVAGMQSELRAISPSMTESVTLARPETSRPGNRFNDGKCDRKGRLWAGTLAIDTTPGQGSLWRLDPGGKVHEMDRGFHVSNGLGWSPDDRLFYFTDTAKQTIYVYDFDSETGAIENRRVFVTVPESEGKPDGLTIDAEGFVWSAHWDGWCVTRYDPDGHVERVINLPVPRPTSCVFGGADLQTLFVTSARIRLSAAQIADAPMSGSVFAIDTGIKGLPENVFGG; encoded by the coding sequence ATGGCGCGCACGCAGGCAGAGCTGAAAATCGACGAGGAGGCCGAATCCGGCGCCTCCGGGCCTGTGCCGGGCGTGCAGGCGCTGACGCGGGGCGTCCAGCTTCTGGATCTCGTCGCCTCGGCTGCCACGCCGCCGCGCTTCACAGATCTGCTCGACGGCTCCGGCATGCCGAAGGGCACGCTGCACCGCATTCTCCAGGCGCTGGTCGACGAGCGGCTTCTCAAGCTCGACGGGCGCGACCAGACCTACCGGCTCGGCTCCCGCCTGTTCCAATGGGCGCACCGGGTCTGGGACGATTTCGATCTGCGCGGCGCGGCCGAGCCCGAGCTGGAGCGGCTGCGCGATCTCACGGGCGAGACGGTTCGTCTCGGCATCCTCGACGGGGACGAGATCCTCTACATCGACCAGCGCGAGGTGCCGCAGCCCGTGCGCCTCGGCAACGGGGTGGGAAGCCGGGCCAAGCCCTATGCAAGCGGCCTCGGCAAGGCGATCCTGGCGCATCTCTCGCTCGAGATGCGCCGCAAGCTTCTCGGCGATGCGGAACTCGCGCGCCTGACGCCGCACACGATTGCGGATTTCGGCGAGCTGATCAGCCAGCTCGATCTCACCAAAGCCCGCGGCTATGCCGTCTCCATCGACGAGCAGAATGTCGGCATCAGCTCGGTGGCTGCTCCTATTTTAGATCATGAGGCCAAGCCCCTCGGCGCCATTGGCGTCATCGGTCCATCCTTCCGCTTGCCGCCGGAGCGCCTGCACGCTCTCGGGCGCGACGTCATTGAGGCAGCCCGGCGGATTTCCGGAAATATTGGCGAGGTGGCAATGTCGCTGAATATCAACCCGCGTCCGCTCGGGCCCGACCGGGGGGATGTGCGTTGCGCCATTCCGGCAAGCCTTTTCCTGGGCGAGGGGCCGTATTGGTCGGCGCAGGATCAGCAGCTTTATTTCGTCGACATTCTCGCGCCGTCGGTCTGCGCCGGCGATCCGGCGAAGGGTTCCTACCGGTCCTGGGCGATGCCCGAGCTCACGAGCTTCCTCATTCCGCGTCAAGAAGGCGGCTTCGTTGCCGGCATGCAGAGCGAGCTGCGGGCGATCAGCCCGTCCATGACCGAAAGCGTGACGCTCGCCAGGCCCGAGACCAGCCGGCCGGGCAACCGCTTCAACGACGGCAAGTGCGACCGGAAAGGCCGGTTGTGGGCCGGCACGCTCGCCATCGATACGACGCCGGGCCAGGGCTCGCTCTGGCGGCTCGATCCGGGCGGCAAGGTGCACGAGATGGATCGCGGCTTCCATGTGTCGAACGGCTTGGGGTGGAGCCCGGACGACCGGCTGTTCTACTTCACGGACACCGCGAAGCAGACGATCTATGTCTACGACTTCGACAGCGAAACGGGTGCCATCGAGAACCGCCGCGTCTTCGTGACAGTGCCGGAGAGCGAGGGCAAGCCGGACGGCCTGACCATCGACGCGGAAGGCTTCGTGTGGAGCGCCCATTGGGATGGCTGGTGCGTCACGCGCTACGATCCCGACGGGCATGTGGAGCGCGTCATCAACCTGCCTGTGCCGCGCCCGACGAGCTGCGTGTTCGGCGGCGCCGACCTGCAGACCTTGTTCGTGACGTCCGCTCGCATCCGGCTCTCCGCCGCACAGATCGCCGACGCGCCGATGTCCGGCAGCGTCTTCGCCATCGACACCGGCATCAAGGGACTGCCCGAAAATGTCTTTGGCGGCTGA